The region GATTTCAATAGGAACGTTTATAAAGTGTCAGGTTCGTAATATAATAATCTTCAAACTTCACCCTATTCCACATGTTACTCACACATGGtaattaaatattttacttaAAGTCCAGTATATGTGTGCCAGTGAGTGATTCACATGAGGCATATTTCAAAATAGCTTTTCAATAACCCTCATGTTTAACATACTccatataaaaataatataataaaatcaAGATAGATTATAACCCTTTATCATTCTATAAAATCTATTATGTAAACACTTttattatctaattaattatACTAATTGGCGGTGAATTATTACCTGATCCTAacataaaactattttattatacTAAGGGGGCGTTTGGTTCATCTCGGGGAAACGGAATGAAATCGAGAAAGGGAAAGGAAGAGAAAGGAAAGTAAAGACCCAGAATTGTTTTACGTGTTTGGTTCAGATCCGGAAACGGAATGAAAATTTACATGATtacatttattttttattttttaatattaaacaATCTCAATATagtcaaatatatttatattataacaGTATAATATATTAACATTATAATAAATaaacaaatttaattatttaatagcatcattaacttttttaataaattaacatataaatttatatcaaaattatttttaatttataaaaactaaattataaatatttttaatttttaaaattaattttgcaTACTGATGTATATTTTTGGTCCaagatttaaattataattgaaataagaaaataaaagtgagaaagggtgTTCAAATACCTTGTGGGAGGTGGGGaatggagtttgaggaataaaGGGTAAACCTACAACTAAAAAAGGGGAAAGAGAATGATTGTTTTCACTAAACAAACATCAACTAAAGGAATAACCCAAATTTTTTCCCTTTCCCTTTGTTGAATACCTTCTACCAAACGCCCCCTAAAGTATATGCTTATATAAGGGCTTAACTCTTactaatataattttaataaataaaactaattaCTACTTTTAAACTAATCAATACATTTATCTATCAGATGTTTAGCATTATCTTATCAGAAAGCTCCCATTTTGTAGGAAGCACCTGCTTATCTTTTTATCAATTTGTTTCgaaaatattattgaataaaatcatggaatatatttatattattgaataaaatataaaaatataaattcaaCATCTGTTGGAGTTGCACTTAGGGAACAATGATAAGGCACAAGGTAAAAAATGAATTTCTGAAGAAGTGTTGAAGGGGAAGACTCtgtgataactcctggtggcggggctgctccttcgacaccgccctggatccttcgccgctatagaggtgtagctgtggttgggttcctacaaaacaacgccggaaggggggttggagtcccgcggcgcctccggcgtgagagtaagaactagctttttgggaagatgaagatgattATAAATGCAGGGTGGCTGTGTGTATATATGAGTGTGTgagaatgattaaccccaaaacctcaccttcttgggctatttatagctcaagggtagggttttggggttggtacctttgaatcgtagccattggttctgggagcggagggcacctggcgggagtggatgctttacacgcgtcagcgcgggactggtcgaggaacgttttgaggatcctctgacacgtggcctgattattcccatgattgatgtgtgacagttgtccccgtcacgtgcttgggccaacgtctcacgtgtTGGGGTTTATCAAGGTTCCGCTTACGGGACTAAGCTGGTCAGGAGTGGTAGTGTGCGGGACTACCCCTTCCAGGAGCTGCGTAGAGTTATGAGCCTAGGAGTAGGCATTTCCGGAGctatatggagttaggagcttaggagtaggcaTTTCCGGAGCTAcatggagttaggagcttaggagtaggcctCCCAAGAGCTGCacggagttaggagcttaggagtaggcctCACAGGAGCTGTGTGGAGCTGAAGGCCTAGGAGTAGTTCTCCCAGGAGCCATATGgactatcatgtgccccccactcccttatgcagattttctggatgggggagtgaATTTGGGTATGTTCGTAGAACATGAGTTTTTGATTGTTTTGTTAAAAGAacttgagcttttcttgccccccagtccggagttcgttgagttcagcgaatcaggactaaggtggttgtctttagcaggagttgagttTTTCTTGCTCCCAGTCCGGAGctcgttgagttcagcgaatcaggactaaggttgttgtctttagcaggagttgagcttttcttgccccccagtccggagttcgttgagttcagcgaatcaggactaaggttgttgtctttagcaggagttgagcttttcttgccccccagtccggagttcgttgagttcagcgaatcaggactaaggttgttgtctttagcaggagttgagcttttcttgccccccagtccggagttcgttgagttcagcgaatcaggactaaggttgttgtctttagcaggagttgtgcttttcttgcccccagtccggatttcgttgagttcagcgaatcaggactaaggtggttgtctttagcaggagttgagttTTTCTTGCTCCCAGTCCGGAGctcgttgagttcagcgaatcaggactaaggttgttgtctttagcaggagttgagcttttcttgccccccagtccggagctcgttgagttcagcgaatcaggactaaggttgttgtctttagcaggagttgagcttttcttgccccccagtccggagttcgttgagttcagcgaatcaggactaaggttgttgtctttagcaggagttgtgcttttcttgcccccagtccggatttcgttgagttcagcgaatcaggacatcaggactaaggtggttgtctttagcaggagttgagcttttcttgcccccagtccggattaaATTGAGTTGTGTAGTCCGGACTTGGAAGCTGAAACGCTCTTAGTATTTTCCCCCCAATGATTTGAATTGTTACAGTTGTCCTTTTTCAAAAGACGTGCTGTAATAATGTTTCCTCATTAATAACCATGTGTGATGGGCGGTCAAGATGTTGCCACGTGGCGTGTGGCCTTTGAGTTTTGCCCCGCCTATAAAAGAGAGACCCTGCATCCTTTCTTTCGTTTTTTACCTTCTCTAAATTTCTCTTTGCTCTCTTCCTTCTTCTCTTGTTATCTTTGAAGCTTCTCCGCCGGTATTTTTGTTGTTGCTCTGTCGTTGGTCGGTCTTCTTCAATCTCTCTGAAATTTCTCCATTTGTAAGTTTCTTTCTCTTGTTTTCTTTCTTTTAGTTTGTTGTTCGATTGGTTTTCGTGTTTCTGCTATAGTGTTTGGATGCTTCTGTGTTTAGTTTTTGTTTTGATTGTTGTGTATATCTGTATGTATGTGTCTGTATTTGTGTTTGTAGGTATGTTTTGGTTTTTGATTGATGTTAATTGTGTTTCAGTAATTAGGGTTTTATGTTGGGGTCCGGATTGGGATACGTAGTCCGGACTCACAGATTAGGATTTGTGTTTTTATGTTTCTGTGTCGTTTGAGTTCGGAGTAATGGGTAGTTTTGGTTGCTTGGTTTCGGGGTTTTTGCAGTCCGGAGCTCATGTTCAGTGATGTATTTTCCATTGGGCCTCCGGACTGTTGCTTTTAATTTGTAATAAAAATGAATCGTAGGGTAGTCCGGACCATGTAGCTTTCAAGATAAATAACCTGTAGGAGTTTTAGACTAACCTTTGTCacttgttttaggtttatggtccggactaaagctcTTGCCAAGGCCTACATAACTTGTTATCCGGGGCCATCTAGTTCAGGTTCTGAGTCTTCTGCTGATTCTGCGCGGGTTGAAATGGGTAAGAAAGCTTCTACTTCGGACTCCGAGGCCATAACGAAGCTTTCAGTTGCTAAGATCTCCTCCAGAAAAGTACCGTGTAGTCCGGAGGGGCTCTGGGTTGAGAACCTCGGGTATTTCGTTACTAAGAGTGAAGAAATTGAGGATAGCTTTTACTATAGGAGCATTAGGTCCGGATACGCTAGGCAGCCGAACGCGAATCCGGGGCCTTATAATCAGGAAGAGCTGGATAGGAAATTTGCTGGGAGTATAGCGGCTAAGGAGCCCTATGAGTTGAGGGAGGAATACGCCGCTTTGGACCATGAGGCGCAGGATTCTTCCGTCCGGGCCGCCTTTCAGCTGGATCGACGGATTGAGTGGAGGTGGCCGACTCCGGAGGAAAGGATTTATCATAGGCCGGCTGATGGGTTTGTTCCGGTATGGCTGGAGCATCTCCGGTCCGGATGGAACCCGCACTGGCACTTGTTTCTCAAGCACCTGTGCAAGTATATATATAAGGTTTCTCCGATGCAGATTACGCCCAACGGTATAAAATGGATGACTTGGTTTATTGCTTCCTGTAATAAGTTTAAAGTTCAGCCCACTTTTAAGCTATGGCATCACTTATTTCATTTGGTCCGGTCCGGACAGACTCCTCTTTATGAGCTTCGGTTCCGGGCTGCTGAGTGCGGTTATGGGGGCTCTTATAGGCCAGTGATTCAGCAATCTTCTTTGAAGCATTGGAATGGAGAGCTTATCATGCTGAGGGGCTTAGATTTGTTTTATCTTCCCTATATAGCTGCCGACGGAGTCCGGACTAGGTTCTGAAGGGATGTTCTCCGGGGAGATGCGCTCCGGATGATATTTGCATTTTGTGAATGCTTGGGTTTTCAAATGACCCGGGATACCTTTATGATGTATAGGACTATGCATAGAATAGGGTGTAAGTAGTTTCTCTTTTTGTCCGGACCTTCTATATTTTTGTTGTATATCTTTATTTGTCTTGATTCCGTACCagttttgacttgtgttttttctTTGTTCCTTTGCAGGTTTGCCTCATTACAATCCGGACATGTCGTCTTCAGCCTACAGTGATGCTCTGAAAGGTCTGGGCAAGGCTTTCAAGTTACCGAAGAAGAATGCTGTTACTGGCTCCGGATCGAACGCCTCGGCCGAGGAGGGGTCACAAAGCAATGCCGTCCCAAATCCGGAGCCTGAAGTTCATGTGAACCAGTCTACTCCGGAgaataatgttgagttggataATGAATTTGACAATCTTGAGGATTTGGGTCCTATTGGGGAGATTCCGGGCGTTGATTCTGGGCGGAGAAGGAAGAGGCTCCGGACTCTTGGGTCGAAGCCTCCTAGGGCTGAAAATTATGAAGCTGGCTCTGGGTCCGGGGCTGGAAAAGGGAAAGCTGTTGAATCGGATAGTCCGGATGAAGATGTTCCGGGGCTGGAGGAAAAGGTGGCTCGCTTCATGGCTGGGATTCCGACTCAATCTCAGTGGAGTAAGATGAATGAGTCCGGATTTGATGCCACAATGAAGGAGTGTTCCCGTCTCTGGGGTCAGGTATTTTCTTTCTGTTCTTGTTTCTTGCTTTTatttgccttagaatatttttctgagctTTTCCATTTTTTGCAGCTTGGTGGGTATATGGCTGGATCAGCTTCTCTGGCCTACAATGAACTGAAAATCTCCCGGAGTACCATTGCTGATAAGGATTCGGAGATTAGTCAGCTCCGGGACCAGATAATTGTAAAAGACAATTCCCTCTCCGGACTGAATAAGCATCTGAATGAAGTGACTATCC is a window of Apium graveolens cultivar Ventura chromosome 11, ASM990537v1, whole genome shotgun sequence DNA encoding:
- the LOC141695313 gene encoding uncharacterized protein LOC141695313, whose product is MSSSAYSDALKGLGKAFKLPKKNAVTGSGSNASAEEGSQSNAVPNPEPEVHVNQSTPENNVELDNEFDNLEDLGPIGEIPGVDSGRRRKRLRTLGSKPPRAENYEAGSGSGAGKGKAVESDSPDEDVPGLEEKVARFMAGIPTQSQWSKMNESGFDATMKECSRLWGQLGGYMAGSASLAYNELKISRSTIADKDSEISQLRDQIIVKDNSLSGLNKHLNEVTIRADNAEKEVSDLKSELVELRRQMSAVRPEAQVIEEFKRSEEYDRALANAGAPEIARCWLVAERHIKTNPEADWDSFVSEFIKAKEDIELGLGEPEPFDGPCPSFLPPRAPES